The following coding sequences are from one Streptomyces dengpaensis window:
- a CDS encoding MmcQ/YjbR family DNA-binding protein, translating into MQDAEDVRRIALSLPDTTEKIAWSMPTFRVAGKMFATLPEEETSIAVRCPKEERDELVLAEPGKFWIADHEAGFAWVRVRLSALEDEDELRDILADSWRQAALPRLLDSYPELGRPSVG; encoded by the coding sequence ATGCAGGATGCCGAAGACGTACGCCGTATTGCCCTCTCCTTGCCGGACACGACGGAGAAGATCGCCTGGAGCATGCCCACGTTCCGGGTCGCGGGAAAGATGTTCGCCACGCTGCCCGAGGAGGAGACCTCCATCGCCGTGCGCTGCCCCAAGGAGGAGCGCGACGAACTGGTCCTGGCCGAACCCGGGAAGTTCTGGATCGCCGACCACGAGGCGGGCTTCGCCTGGGTCCGGGTCCGCCTCTCCGCTCTGGAGGACGAGGACGAACTCCGCGACATCCTCGCCGACTCCTGGCGCCAGGCGGCCCTGCCCCGACTGCTCGATTCCTACCCGGAGTTGGGCCGCCCGTCCGTCGGCTGA
- a CDS encoding glycine C-acetyltransferase: protein MFDSVRDDLRTTLDEIRAAGLHKPERVIGTPQSATVNVTAGGRPGEVLNFCANNYLGLADHPEVVAAAHEALDRWGYGMASVRFICGTQEVHKELEARLSAFLGQEDTILYSSCFDANGGVFETLLGAEDAVISDALNHASIIDGIRLSKARRFRYANRDMADLERQLKEASGARRKLIVTDGVFSMDGYVAPLKEICDLADRYDAMVMVDDSHAVGFVGPGGRGTPELHGVMDRVDIITGTLGKALGGASGGYVAARAEIVALLRQRSRPYLFSNTLAPVIAAASLKVLDLLESADDLRVRLAENTALFRSRMTEEGFDILPGDHAIAPVMIGDASVAGRMAELLLERGVYVIGFSYPVVPQGQARIRVQLSAGHSMQDVNRAVDAFVAARAELAG from the coding sequence ATGTTCGATTCCGTACGCGACGATCTGCGCACCACCCTCGACGAGATCCGCGCCGCCGGCCTGCACAAGCCCGAGCGCGTCATCGGCACCCCGCAGTCCGCGACCGTGAACGTCACCGCGGGCGGTCGCCCCGGTGAGGTCCTCAACTTCTGTGCCAACAACTACCTCGGTCTCGCCGACCACCCCGAGGTCGTCGCGGCCGCCCACGAGGCCCTCGACCGCTGGGGCTACGGCATGGCCTCCGTGCGCTTCATCTGCGGTACGCAGGAGGTGCACAAGGAGCTGGAGGCACGGCTGTCGGCGTTCCTCGGCCAGGAGGACACGATCCTCTACTCCTCCTGCTTCGACGCCAACGGCGGCGTCTTCGAGACCCTCCTCGGCGCGGAGGACGCGGTCATCTCCGACGCGCTCAACCACGCCTCGATCATCGACGGCATCCGGCTGTCCAAGGCGCGCCGCTTCCGCTACGCCAACCGCGACATGGCCGACCTGGAGCGGCAGTTGAAGGAGGCGTCCGGCGCCCGCCGCAAGCTGATCGTCACCGACGGCGTCTTCTCGATGGACGGTTATGTCGCACCCCTGAAGGAGATCTGCGACCTCGCCGACCGCTACGACGCCATGGTCATGGTCGACGACTCGCACGCCGTCGGCTTCGTCGGCCCCGGCGGCCGCGGCACCCCCGAACTGCACGGTGTCATGGACCGCGTCGACATCATCACCGGCACCCTCGGCAAGGCGCTCGGCGGTGCGTCCGGCGGTTACGTCGCCGCCCGCGCCGAGATCGTCGCCCTGCTGCGCCAGCGCTCCCGCCCGTACCTCTTCTCGAACACGCTCGCCCCGGTGATCGCGGCGGCCTCCCTGAAGGTCCTCGACCTGCTGGAGTCGGCCGACGACCTGCGCGTCCGGCTCGCCGAGAACACTGCGCTGTTCCGCTCCCGGATGACCGAGGAGGGCTTCGACATCCTCCCCGGCGACCACGCGATCGCCCCGGTCATGATCGGCGACGCTTCCGTCGCCGGGCGCATGGCGGAGCTTCTCCTGGAGCGCGGCGTATACGTGATCGGCTTCTCGTACCCCGTGGTGCCGCAGGGGCAGGCCCGTATCCGGGTGCAGCTGTCCGCCGGGCACTCGATGCAGGACGTGAACCGGGCGGTGGACGCGTTCGTGGCGGCGCGAGCGGAACTGGCGGGCTGA
- a CDS encoding LysR family transcriptional regulator, giving the protein MIEARRLHILRAVADHRTVTAAAAALYLTPSAVSQQLAALEQETGHRLVDRGAKGVRLTPAGEILLSHTNAVLAQLERAEAELAAYSSGSAGTVTVASFATGIGLVVGPALARLAATAPGIRLRVQDAEGDASLPMVLDRQVDIAVAVEYRGAPAADDPRLAHVPLYAEPFDAVVPVAHRLADADEVPLAELAKDPWIGPYPGNPCHDVVVLACENAGFQPRLEHSSDDFRAVVALASADAGVALVPRSALRGMDLAGVVVRPVDGIAPTRRVFAALRRGAEDHPLIRPVLDALAEAAIVD; this is encoded by the coding sequence ATGATCGAAGCGCGGCGGCTCCACATCCTTCGTGCGGTGGCCGACCACCGCACGGTGACGGCGGCTGCCGCCGCGCTCTATCTCACCCCGTCGGCCGTCTCCCAGCAGCTGGCCGCGCTGGAGCAGGAGACCGGCCACCGGCTCGTCGACCGCGGCGCCAAGGGCGTCCGGCTGACGCCCGCCGGCGAGATCCTGCTCAGCCACACCAACGCCGTGCTCGCCCAACTCGAGCGCGCCGAGGCCGAGTTGGCCGCATACAGCTCGGGCTCCGCGGGCACGGTCACCGTCGCCTCCTTCGCGACCGGCATCGGCCTGGTCGTGGGCCCCGCGCTGGCCCGCCTCGCCGCGACCGCGCCCGGCATCCGCCTCCGCGTCCAGGACGCCGAGGGCGATGCCAGCCTCCCGATGGTGCTCGACCGGCAGGTCGACATCGCGGTCGCCGTCGAGTACCGGGGCGCTCCGGCCGCCGACGACCCGCGCCTCGCGCACGTCCCGCTGTACGCCGAGCCCTTCGACGCGGTCGTCCCGGTCGCCCACCGTCTGGCCGACGCCGACGAAGTCCCGCTCGCGGAGCTGGCCAAGGACCCGTGGATCGGCCCGTACCCGGGTAACCCCTGCCACGACGTGGTGGTCCTGGCCTGCGAGAACGCCGGATTCCAGCCCCGTCTCGAACACTCCTCGGACGACTTCCGCGCCGTCGTCGCCCTCGCCTCGGCCGACGCGGGCGTGGCCCTGGTGCCCCGCTCGGCGCTGCGCGGCATGGACCTCGCGGGCGTTGTCGTACGCCCGGTGGACGGCATCGCGCCCACGCGCCGCGTCTTCGCCGCCCTACGCCGCGGCGCGGAGGACCATCCGCTGATCCGGCCGGTGCTGGACGCGTTGGCGGAGGCCGCGATCGTGGACTGA
- a CDS encoding cation-translocating P-type ATPase, whose amino-acid sequence MALPGRGLLRAVVSSAAGTLQDGARARVRFFGRRAHVAVRGLRPGDLPESAATKLAEDVERALADLPSVEWAVVNTVLGHAVVGTKGPSGTETIADALIEAVEAVEEAHGVAHPLPEHPVSGGAVRRAASAMALHVAAAPVAALAGLTRRTPIPAGIAALAPLVDTHPRLRGLVEQAVGADNAGVLLASLTALGQAGSGGLAGVGVDTLRHALRAMEADAEAAAWAAAEPRLAGSAAAGAHRAAPEPPAREAPLKPGPVERYADQALAVAAASFAGSLLVTRHRGRAAGAALAAIPKAPMLAREGFACAVGRGLARRGIVVADPGALRRLDRIGTVLLDTEALATGSHLLADLVALDEDAPAGELAATAHRLFDGSAPERVQRDAEWVLGPVERLTLRGRTGKRAVERMQREGARLVLGLAQGQRLLAVISVLPEMHDAASAFVLAAHAAGLKVVAAGGHTADASVREADAVSEGGDRLLDSVRALQRDGDGVLLLSHDRRALLAADVGVGLADRQGTPPWGADLYLDGDPASAVVIVDACRTARETARRGVRLAQAAAVVGATAVLAGRARRPAALGVTAFNAAAALGTAVGVWAAVRLLRRPPPLPPPRHPWHAMDPATVLARAGGSEDGLTAEEARARATTTGEPAPTTSLVQAYLSEMANPLTPVLGAGAAMSASVGAVLDAVVIVAVTALSGLFGGFQRYRTDRAVAQLRRESAVMANVVRDGEETIAPAEELAVGDVVNLNPGDVVPADGRLLEAHHLEADESALTGESLPVAKSVAPVLASDLGDRTSMVYEGTTVAAGRGRAVVVATGTATEAGRAAAGGRGAAPSAGVERRLARITRTTLPVALGSAAAVVAAGMLRGRPARDTVGAGVGLAVASVPEGLPFLVSAAQLASARRLSARGALLRHPRTIEAAGRTDVLCFDKTGTLTQGRISLVAVAADGHSRPLERLEDEQRAVLAAALRATPRPHNGGELEHATDGAVTDGAEEARVSRTTAASGWRRASSLPFEPSRGFHATRGRCGRHRILSVKGAPEEVVERCATRAGRPLDRKGRKAILATGEKLAAKGHRILAVAELRDAPGGKLTDETVDGLDFLGFLAFADRVRGTARDAVRQLVDAGVHIVMITGDHPGTAESMARELGVLDGRRVVTGAELDDLDDRALDKLLPDVGVVARGTPVHKVRVVQAFQRLGRTVAMTGDGANDAPAIRLADIGIAFGTRATPAARAAADLVVTDDRLETVLAALVEGRAMWASVRQALAILVGGNLGEIAFTLLGAAATGTSPLTARQLLLVNLFTDLAPAMAVALRPPQPEAAERMLREGPEVSLGTALNEEMVCRAVATGLGATAGWLAARFTGRATRARTVALVALVGAQLGQTLLVGGRSRAIVISSLGSLVALAAVVQTPVLSQFFGCTPLGPIAWSIALSAAAGATVISPFLPPLITRVRTHVRHF is encoded by the coding sequence GTGGCGCTGCCGGGACGCGGTCTGCTGCGGGCTGTGGTGTCCTCCGCGGCCGGCACGCTGCAGGATGGTGCCCGGGCGCGCGTTCGGTTCTTCGGAAGGCGCGCGCACGTCGCCGTACGGGGTCTGCGCCCCGGTGACCTGCCTGAGTCCGCGGCGACGAAGCTGGCCGAGGACGTCGAGCGGGCGCTCGCCGACCTGCCCTCGGTGGAGTGGGCGGTGGTGAACACCGTGCTCGGTCACGCCGTCGTCGGCACCAAGGGCCCGTCCGGGACCGAAACGATTGCGGACGCCCTGATCGAGGCGGTCGAGGCGGTGGAGGAGGCCCACGGCGTCGCGCATCCGCTGCCCGAGCATCCCGTGTCGGGTGGGGCGGTCCGCCGGGCCGCCTCGGCCATGGCGCTGCACGTGGCGGCGGCACCCGTGGCAGCGTTGGCCGGTCTGACGCGCCGCACCCCCATCCCTGCGGGCATCGCGGCGCTGGCCCCGCTCGTCGACACCCACCCCCGGCTGCGGGGTCTGGTGGAGCAGGCGGTCGGCGCCGACAACGCCGGAGTGCTCCTGGCCTCCCTCACCGCGCTGGGCCAGGCGGGCTCCGGCGGTCTGGCCGGGGTCGGCGTCGACACTCTGCGGCATGCCCTGCGCGCGATGGAGGCCGACGCGGAGGCGGCCGCCTGGGCCGCGGCCGAGCCGCGCCTCGCAGGCAGCGCCGCAGCAGGGGCCCATCGCGCGGCGCCCGAGCCGCCTGCCCGCGAGGCGCCGCTGAAGCCCGGGCCGGTCGAGCGCTACGCAGACCAGGCACTCGCCGTGGCGGCGGCGTCGTTCGCCGGATCGTTGCTGGTCACCCGGCACCGCGGGCGGGCCGCCGGTGCGGCGCTGGCGGCGATCCCGAAGGCGCCGATGCTCGCGCGCGAGGGCTTCGCCTGCGCCGTCGGCCGGGGTCTGGCCCGCCGGGGAATTGTCGTGGCCGACCCTGGGGCGCTGCGGAGGCTGGACCGGATCGGCACCGTGCTGCTCGACACGGAGGCCCTTGCCACCGGTTCTCATCTCCTGGCCGATCTGGTCGCCCTCGACGAGGACGCGCCCGCGGGTGAACTCGCCGCGACGGCCCACCGGCTCTTCGACGGCTCCGCCCCGGAACGCGTACAGCGGGACGCGGAGTGGGTGCTGGGGCCGGTCGAGCGTCTGACGTTGCGGGGACGCACCGGGAAGCGTGCCGTGGAACGCATGCAGCGGGAGGGTGCGCGGCTCGTGCTGGGCCTGGCGCAGGGACAGCGCCTGCTCGCCGTGATCAGCGTGCTGCCCGAGATGCACGACGCCGCGAGCGCCTTCGTCCTGGCCGCCCACGCGGCCGGGCTCAAGGTCGTGGCCGCGGGTGGGCACACCGCCGACGCGTCCGTGCGGGAGGCCGACGCGGTGAGTGAGGGAGGCGATCGGCTGCTCGACTCCGTACGGGCCCTGCAGCGCGACGGCGACGGCGTGCTGCTGCTCTCACACGACCGGCGCGCGCTCCTGGCCGCCGATGTCGGCGTGGGCCTCGCCGACCGGCAGGGGACACCGCCCTGGGGCGCGGACCTGTACCTGGACGGCGATCCCGCATCGGCCGTGGTGATCGTGGATGCCTGCCGCACCGCCAGGGAGACCGCGCGCCGGGGTGTGCGGCTCGCCCAGGCCGCGGCCGTGGTCGGTGCGACGGCGGTGCTGGCGGGACGGGCGCGGCGCCCGGCAGCCCTGGGTGTGACGGCGTTCAACGCGGCGGCCGCACTGGGCACTGCGGTCGGTGTCTGGGCGGCGGTACGGCTGCTGCGGCGCCCCCCGCCGCTGCCCCCGCCGCGGCACCCGTGGCATGCCATGGACCCGGCCACCGTACTCGCCAGGGCCGGTGGCAGCGAGGACGGCCTCACGGCCGAAGAGGCGCGGGCGAGGGCCACGACCACCGGCGAACCGGCACCGACCACATCGCTCGTTCAGGCCTACCTGTCCGAGATGGCGAACCCGCTGACGCCCGTGCTCGGCGCCGGGGCGGCCATGTCGGCGTCGGTGGGCGCCGTCCTCGACGCCGTCGTGATCGTGGCGGTCACCGCTCTGTCGGGGCTCTTCGGCGGCTTCCAGCGGTACCGGACCGACCGCGCGGTCGCCCAGCTGCGGCGGGAGTCGGCCGTGATGGCCAACGTGGTGCGGGACGGGGAGGAGACCATCGCCCCCGCCGAGGAACTGGCCGTGGGCGACGTGGTGAACCTGAACCCGGGGGACGTGGTGCCGGCCGACGGACGCCTGCTGGAGGCGCACCACCTGGAAGCCGACGAATCCGCGCTGACCGGCGAGTCGCTGCCGGTGGCCAAGAGCGTGGCGCCCGTTCTGGCCTCGGACCTCGGGGACCGTACGTCCATGGTCTACGAGGGCACCACCGTGGCGGCCGGCCGTGGCCGCGCGGTCGTCGTCGCGACCGGAACGGCCACCGAGGCCGGCCGCGCCGCGGCGGGCGGACGGGGTGCGGCACCCTCCGCCGGGGTCGAACGCCGACTGGCCCGGATCACCCGCACCACGCTGCCGGTGGCTCTCGGTTCGGCCGCTGCCGTGGTGGCGGCGGGCATGCTGCGCGGGCGCCCCGCCCGGGACACGGTCGGGGCGGGTGTCGGGCTGGCCGTGGCCAGCGTGCCCGAAGGACTGCCGTTTTTGGTCTCCGCCGCCCAACTCGCCTCCGCCAGACGGCTTTCCGCACGCGGAGCCTTGCTCAGACATCCCCGTACCATCGAGGCGGCCGGCCGTACCGACGTCCTGTGCTTCGACAAGACGGGAACCCTCACCCAGGGGCGGATCTCCCTCGTCGCCGTCGCCGCCGACGGCCACAGCCGCCCCCTCGAACGGCTCGAGGACGAGCAGCGCGCCGTCCTTGCCGCGGCGCTGCGGGCGACGCCACGCCCGCACAACGGCGGGGAACTGGAACACGCCACCGATGGCGCGGTCACCGACGGCGCCGAGGAGGCCCGAGTCAGCCGCACCACGGCCGCATCGGGCTGGCGGCGCGCCTCCAGCCTGCCGTTCGAACCCAGCCGTGGCTTTCACGCGACGCGAGGCCGCTGCGGTCGGCATCGGATTCTGTCGGTGAAGGGGGCACCGGAGGAGGTCGTGGAGCGCTGCGCCACCCGCGCCGGGCGACCCCTGGACCGCAAGGGCAGGAAGGCCATCCTCGCGACGGGCGAGAAGCTGGCAGCCAAGGGCCACCGGATTCTCGCGGTCGCCGAGCTCCGGGACGCACCCGGCGGCAAACTCACCGACGAGACGGTGGACGGCCTCGACTTCCTCGGCTTCCTCGCGTTCGCCGACCGGGTGCGCGGAACCGCCCGCGACGCGGTGCGCCAACTCGTGGACGCCGGGGTGCACATCGTGATGATCACCGGAGACCACCCGGGCACCGCGGAGTCGATGGCCCGTGAACTGGGCGTCCTGGACGGCAGACGGGTGGTGACCGGAGCCGAACTCGACGACCTGGACGACCGCGCCCTCGACAAGCTGCTGCCCGACGTCGGTGTTGTCGCCCGCGGCACCCCCGTGCACAAGGTCCGCGTGGTGCAGGCGTTCCAACGCCTGGGCCGCACAGTCGCGATGACCGGCGACGGCGCCAACGACGCGCCCGCCATCCGGCTCGCCGACATCGGGATCGCGTTCGGCACGCGGGCCACTCCTGCCGCGCGTGCGGCGGCCGACCTCGTCGTCACGGACGACCGGCTGGAGACGGTGCTCGCCGCGCTCGTGGAGGGCCGCGCGATGTGGGCCTCCGTGCGGCAGGCCCTGGCGATCCTGGTCGGCGGCAATCTCGGCGAGATCGCCTTCACACTCCTCGGTGCGGCTGCCACCGGGACCTCGCCCCTGACGGCCCGCCAGCTCCTGCTGGTCAACCTCTTCACCGATCTTGCTCCGGCCATGGCCGTCGCCCTGCGCCCGCCGCAACCGGAGGCCGCCGAGCGCATGCTCCGCGAGGGACCCGAAGTCTCGCTCGGCACGGCTCTGAACGAGGAGATGGTGTGCCGTGCGGTGGCCACCGGCCTGGGCGCCACGGCCGGTTGGCTCGCCGCGCGGTTCACCGGCCGCGCCACCCGCGCCCGCACCGTCGCCCTGGTTGCGCTCGTCGGCGCGCAGCTCGGCCAGACCCTCCTGGTCGGGGGCCGCAGTAGAGCGATCGTCATCTCCTCGCTCGGCTCCCTGGTCGCATTGGCGGCCGTCGTCCAGACCCCGGTCCTGAGCCAGTTCTTCGGCTGCACCCCCCTCGGCCCGATCGCGTGGAGCATCGCCCTGTCCGCCGCGGCCGGGGCAACGGTGATCTCACCGTTCCTCCCACCGCTGATCACGCGCGTCAGGACGCATGTCCGGCATTTCTGA
- a CDS encoding transketolase — MTLTAKQSYTYADLSRLMGLMTGDEKHGPAATSTMDALWVLYDRVLRVTPERMGDPRRDRFLLSKGHGPMAYYAVLTAKGFLPAEWLPGFGSYDSPLGHHPDRVLVPGAEIGSGSLGHGLPIAVGTALGLRAQGLDEPRVWVLIGDAELDEGSNHEAIAFAGPAGLERLHTVVIDNSSASHARPGGIAARFEAAGWSAATVDGRDHEALYAAFTAPHPGRPRVVVAQVEPKDA, encoded by the coding sequence ATGACGCTCACAGCGAAGCAGAGCTACACCTACGCGGACCTGTCCCGGCTGATGGGGCTGATGACCGGCGACGAGAAGCACGGTCCCGCGGCGACGTCCACGATGGACGCGCTATGGGTGCTGTACGACCGGGTGCTGCGCGTCACGCCCGAGCGAATGGGTGATCCACGGCGGGACCGGTTCCTGCTCTCCAAGGGGCACGGGCCGATGGCGTACTACGCGGTGCTCACGGCCAAGGGATTCCTGCCCGCCGAGTGGCTGCCCGGATTCGGCTCGTACGACTCGCCGCTGGGGCATCACCCGGACCGGGTGCTGGTGCCGGGCGCCGAGATCGGCAGCGGGTCGCTCGGGCACGGGCTGCCGATCGCCGTCGGCACGGCCCTCGGGCTGCGGGCGCAAGGCCTCGACGAGCCGCGGGTGTGGGTACTGATCGGCGACGCGGAACTCGACGAGGGCAGCAACCACGAGGCGATCGCCTTCGCCGGGCCCGCCGGTCTCGAACGGCTGCACACCGTGGTGATCGACAACTCCTCCGCCAGCCACGCACGGCCCGGCGGAATCGCCGCCCGGTTCGAGGCCGCCGGCTGGTCCGCGGCGACCGTGGACGGCCGTGACCACGAGGCCCTGTACGCCGCCTTCACCGCCCCGCATCCGGGTCGCCCACGGGTGGTCGTCGCCCAGGTCGAGCCGAAGGACGCCTGA
- a CDS encoding RidA family protein has protein sequence MTVRSREFAFGMPWESLYGFSQAVQAGDTIYVSGQLSHDSTGAFVGAGDFELQVRTTFDNLDRGLEHFGATRDQIVETTVLVKNLREHVDTVARLHAEYCGDHWPASTVMGVSDLALPDQLVEIGAVVRLDVTH, from the coding sequence GTGACTGTTCGGTCCAGGGAATTCGCGTTCGGTATGCCGTGGGAATCTCTTTACGGGTTCAGCCAGGCCGTGCAGGCCGGCGACACGATCTACGTCTCCGGGCAGTTGTCGCACGACAGCACCGGGGCCTTCGTCGGGGCGGGCGACTTCGAGCTCCAGGTGAGGACTACTTTCGACAACCTCGACCGGGGGCTGGAGCACTTCGGCGCCACCCGCGACCAGATCGTCGAGACCACCGTCCTCGTCAAGAACCTGCGGGAGCACGTCGACACGGTCGCCCGCCTGCACGCCGAGTACTGCGGCGACCATTGGCCCGCCAGCACCGTCATGGGTGTGTCCGACCTCGCGCTGCCCGACCAGCTCGTCGAGATCGGCGCGGTCGTCCGCCTTGACGTGACGCACTAG
- a CDS encoding tyrosine-type recombinase/integrase, with protein MRRRSAELGLPRIGVHDLRHTAATIMISSRVPLAVLSKTLRHSTLSTTVNLYGHLLPHAARDAVTAIDRALTRADRKHHNQTNPASGGRAA; from the coding sequence CTGCGCCGCCGCTCCGCGGAGCTCGGCCTCCCCCGGATCGGCGTCCACGATCTACGCCACACCGCCGCCACCATCATGATCAGCTCACGGGTTCCCCTGGCCGTGCTCTCCAAGACGCTGCGCCACTCGACGCTGTCCACCACCGTCAACCTCTACGGCCATCTGCTGCCCCACGCCGCCCGCGACGCCGTCACCGCCATCGACAGGGCCCTCACACGCGCCGACCGCAAACACCACAACCAGACAAACCCAGCCTCAGGAGGCCGCGCGGCCTGA
- a CDS encoding transketolase family protein, whose protein sequence is MDTMRDRFAPVVSQLLDEDPRVAVVLAEIGKDGFAEAQRKHPDRVINVGIREQLLIGTGAGLALTGLRPVVHTFASFLVERPFEQVKLDLGHQDAGAVLVSAAASFDWPAGGFTHMAPGDVALLDTLDGWTVHVPGHPDEADTLLRHAVAAGDDKVYVRLSMQSNAQGLAVDGAHFLTVREGRAGVVAAVGPMLDAVLAATEGLDVTVLYATTVRPFDTASLRRASETAGADVVLVEPYLAGTSTAAAGDALADVPHRVLGLGVGRRELRRYGDIDEHVAAHGLDAGSLRKRIDGFLGERVQA, encoded by the coding sequence ATGGACACCATGCGTGACCGTTTCGCCCCCGTCGTCTCGCAGCTGCTCGACGAGGACCCGCGGGTCGCGGTCGTCCTGGCCGAGATCGGCAAGGACGGCTTCGCCGAGGCCCAGCGCAAGCATCCGGACCGGGTGATCAACGTCGGTATCCGCGAGCAGCTCCTGATCGGGACGGGCGCGGGCCTCGCGCTCACCGGACTGCGGCCGGTTGTGCACACCTTCGCCAGCTTCCTCGTGGAGCGGCCCTTCGAGCAGGTCAAGCTGGACCTCGGGCACCAGGACGCGGGCGCGGTACTCGTCAGCGCGGCCGCGTCCTTCGACTGGCCCGCCGGTGGCTTCACCCACATGGCGCCCGGCGATGTAGCCCTGCTCGACACGCTGGACGGCTGGACCGTACACGTCCCGGGCCACCCGGACGAGGCGGATACGCTGCTGCGCCACGCCGTCGCCGCCGGGGACGACAAGGTGTACGTGCGGCTCTCCATGCAGTCCAACGCACAGGGGCTCGCGGTCGACGGAGCGCACTTCCTCACCGTCCGCGAAGGGCGGGCCGGTGTCGTCGCCGCCGTCGGGCCGATGCTCGACGCCGTGCTGGCCGCCACGGAGGGGCTCGACGTCACCGTGCTGTACGCCACCACGGTCCGCCCCTTCGACACGGCCTCGCTGCGCCGGGCCTCCGAAACGGCGGGCGCGGATGTCGTCCTCGTCGAGCCCTACCTGGCCGGCACCTCCACGGCCGCCGCGGGCGACGCGCTCGCCGACGTGCCCCACCGCGTCCTCGGTCTCGGCGTGGGCCGCCGCGAACTGCGCCGCTACGGGGACATCGACGAGCACGTGGCCGCACACGGCCTCGACGCGGGGTCGCTGCGGAAGCGGATCGACGGCTTCCTGGGAGAGCGGGTCCAAGCTTGA
- a CDS encoding endonuclease, with the protein MTTKTDRTSGGKATAARDEAVVRALLDRQQRTYTAQAGIRLRNTPAPLYQTLVLAILLSARIRADIAVAAARALFDAGLRDPRSMANASWQERVDALGEGGYRRYDERTSTMLGKGAELLLERYDGDLRRLREEPDPKKALMDVPGIGPTGADIFLRDVQGVWPEFAPYIDRKALDGARRLGLPASPQKLSGLVAGREMPRLADGLVHAALDKPLADEVLAAAKAA; encoded by the coding sequence ATGACTACGAAGACCGACAGGACGTCTGGTGGGAAGGCGACCGCCGCGAGGGACGAAGCGGTGGTTCGCGCACTGCTCGACCGGCAGCAGCGCACCTATACGGCGCAGGCCGGCATCCGACTGCGCAATACCCCGGCGCCGCTGTACCAGACGCTCGTACTCGCGATACTTCTCAGCGCCCGTATCAGGGCCGACATCGCGGTGGCGGCGGCCCGGGCGCTGTTCGATGCCGGGCTGCGCGACCCGCGGTCGATGGCGAACGCATCCTGGCAAGAACGCGTCGACGCGCTCGGCGAGGGCGGCTACCGCCGCTACGACGAGCGCACCTCGACCATGCTCGGCAAGGGAGCCGAGCTGCTGCTCGAACGGTACGACGGCGATCTGCGCCGCCTGCGCGAGGAACCCGACCCGAAGAAGGCCCTGATGGACGTACCGGGGATCGGGCCCACGGGGGCCGACATCTTCCTGCGTGACGTCCAAGGGGTGTGGCCGGAGTTCGCACCGTACATCGACCGCAAGGCCTTGGACGGCGCCCGACGGCTCGGACTGCCGGCCTCGCCCCAAAAGCTCAGCGGCCTCGTCGCCGGCCGCGAGATGCCCCGCCTGGCGGATGGCCTCGTCCACGCGGCCCTCGACAAGCCGCTGGCCGACGAGGTGCTCGCCGCCGCCAAGGCAGCGTGA